The DNA region CCGTACAGGCGACTCAGTTCTAATTAGCGGCTATTTGGGTAACAGCGATGCTTTTGATCGAGCTGTAACAGATTTTGCTGTGACTTATGCATATCAAGTTGAGCAAGATCATCGCGCATTCGTAGAAGCTTTACAAGCAGGACGAATAGAGGCAAAAGCAGGCTAACTTCTTCAGTTGTTACTTGTTACTAAAAGTGAGAGGCTTGAGTTAAGTACCCTCCCAAATTGCCACAACTGCAAAAATGAGAAACAGCAACCCACCGATCGCTGTCAGCAAACGTTCAGACACCTTACCTGCGATTAGACAACCACCCATCACTGCAATTGCTGTACAGATAGCGTGTCCTGAGATCGCCCCCAGTGTTACTCCGATTGCATTATAGGTAGCCGCCAGCGTAACAGTTGCAATTTGCGTGCGATCGCCCCACTCTGCTAGAAAGGTCAAAGTGAAACTTTCAAACAGGATTGGTAAACTCTGATGACGACCCTTAAGGTTCTTTTCGCCTATCTCAACAGCTTCCTCGGCTTCCTCCACAATCTCGTCGCCAGCCGCATCTGTCATCTGACTCGCCTCATACAGCAGCTTGATGCCAAATAGTACAAATAAGCCAATGGCGGCATAATGAATGTAAAATCTGGGAAGAAACGCAAGGATTTGTCCAATTGCTACCGACAACAGTGTCATAGCAGCCAACGCAGCAACCACCCCAGCAAATACTAGATAACGTGGATGACGCATTGCCAGAATAACGGCGATAAAGAAAGTCTTGTCGC from Chroogloeocystis siderophila 5.2 s.c.1 includes:
- a CDS encoding TMEM165/GDT1 family protein, whose amino-acid sequence is MLTAFTAGLLLITVSELGDKTFFIAVILAMRHPRYLVFAGVVAALAAMTLLSVAIGQILAFLPRFYIHYAAIGLFVLFGIKLLYEASQMTDAAGDEIVEEAEEAVEIGEKNLKGRHQSLPILFESFTLTFLAEWGDRTQIATVTLAATYNAIGVTLGAISGHAICTAIAVMGGCLIAGKVSERLLTAIGGLLFLIFAVVAIWEGT